Proteins from a genomic interval of Streptomyces sp. NBC_01445:
- a CDS encoding TOBE domain-containing protein: MQSYTIGQAARLLGVSPDTARRWADAGRVATHRDEGGRRLIRGQDLAAFSIEVGQSGGDDEDASYTSARNAFPGIVTGVKLGDVAAQVEIQAGPHRLVSLLTREAVEELGLEVGMQAIARVKSTNVHIDLT, encoded by the coding sequence ATGCAGTCCTACACCATCGGGCAGGCGGCGCGTCTGCTCGGCGTCAGCCCCGACACGGCACGCCGCTGGGCGGACGCGGGCCGCGTCGCCACCCACCGCGACGAGGGCGGCCGCCGCCTGATCCGCGGCCAGGACCTGGCGGCGTTCTCGATCGAGGTCGGCCAGTCGGGCGGCGACGACGAGGACGCCTCGTACACCTCCGCGCGCAATGCCTTCCCCGGCATCGTCACCGGCGTGAAGCTCGGCGACGTGGCGGCCCAGGTCGAGATCCAGGCGGGCCCGCACCGGCTCGTCTCGCTCCTGACCCGCGAGGCGGTCGAGGAGCTCGGCCTCGAAGTGGGCATGCAGGCCATCGCCCGCGTGAAGTCGACCAACGTGCACA
- a CDS encoding FAD-dependent monooxygenase gives MRFGEVGEGERPRITVVGAGIGGLALAGALAAHDLPYVVFEQTRRLAEVGAGVQLSPNAIRPLLRLGLGPALREHAVRIEAMEVRGWTGRPIARTPLGDDCERMFGAPYYAIHRAHLHEALLSLVDRDSLRLGQRLGSAEELGDDGARLTFEDGTVRDAEVVVGADGIHSTVRETFLRDVPVFAGLGIYRGLVPVDRLPDEARAALVRLWLGPGGHFVCYPVSGGRYLSFAATVPMTDAPPESWSAPGDPEELRRAFGSWTGLVSDIVEAVDVTHQWALHDRPPLRQWSSRHITLLGDAAHPMLPFMAQGANQAIEDAMDLAACLAAPADEPTGTRLAHYESLRIPRTAEIQRGSRGNAGVLHLPDGPAQRRRDAQMAVHAALRDRTTLYAHETGRSVVPSGV, from the coding sequence GTGCGGTTCGGGGAAGTGGGCGAAGGGGAACGGCCGCGGATCACTGTGGTCGGCGCGGGCATCGGAGGCCTGGCACTGGCCGGCGCGCTGGCCGCGCACGACCTGCCGTACGTGGTCTTCGAGCAGACCCGGCGCCTCGCGGAGGTGGGGGCGGGCGTCCAGCTCTCGCCGAACGCCATCAGGCCGCTGCTGCGCCTGGGCCTCGGCCCGGCGCTGCGCGAGCACGCCGTGCGCATCGAGGCGATGGAAGTACGCGGCTGGACCGGCCGCCCCATCGCCCGTACCCCGCTCGGCGATGACTGCGAGCGGATGTTCGGGGCGCCGTACTACGCGATCCACCGTGCGCATCTGCACGAGGCGCTGCTCTCACTGGTCGACCGCGACAGTCTGCGACTCGGCCAACGCCTGGGCAGCGCCGAGGAGTTGGGCGATGACGGTGCCCGGCTGACCTTCGAGGACGGCACCGTCCGCGACGCGGAGGTCGTGGTCGGGGCCGACGGGATCCACTCGACCGTCCGCGAGACGTTCCTGCGCGACGTGCCGGTCTTCGCGGGGCTCGGCATCTACCGGGGCCTCGTCCCCGTCGACCGGCTCCCCGACGAGGCGCGTGCGGCCCTCGTGCGGCTCTGGCTCGGCCCCGGCGGGCACTTCGTCTGCTACCCGGTGTCCGGCGGCCGCTACCTCAGCTTCGCCGCGACCGTCCCCATGACGGACGCGCCGCCCGAGTCGTGGTCGGCGCCCGGCGACCCGGAGGAGCTGCGCCGCGCGTTCGGCTCCTGGACCGGCCTGGTCTCCGACATCGTCGAGGCCGTCGACGTGACCCATCAGTGGGCGCTCCACGACCGGCCGCCGCTGCGGCAGTGGTCGAGCCGTCACATCACGCTCCTCGGCGACGCGGCGCACCCGATGCTGCCGTTCATGGCACAGGGCGCCAACCAGGCCATCGAGGACGCGATGGACCTGGCGGCCTGCCTCGCCGCCCCGGCCGACGAGCCGACCGGCACCCGCCTCGCCCACTACGAGTCCCTGCGCATCCCGCGCACGGCCGAGATCCAGCGCGGCTCCCGCGGCAACGCCGGCGTGCTGCACCTGCCCGACGGCCCGGCCCAGCGCCGCCGCGACGCGCAGATGGCGGTGCACGCGGCCCTGCGCGACCGCACGACGCTGTACGCCCACGAGACGGGACGCAGCGTGGTGCCTTCAGGGGTGTGA
- a CDS encoding ABC transporter ATP-binding protein — MTAVAVEGLRKRYGDHEAVRGVDFTVSDGEIFALLGPNGAGKTTTLEILEGFRGRDGGSVEVLGRDPGKKADGKWLRGQIGLVLQDIAVEPYLSVRETIARNAGYYPAPRGIDEVIDLVGLDEKRDAKVKDLSGGQKRRLDLALGVVGNPQLLFLDEPTTGFDPNARRGAWEVVKNLRDAGTTIVLTTHYMDEAQALADSVAVIAGGEIVAAGTPDTLGGRDSALARIRFLLPHGAALTDVPLPVSDVQEGLVTAESDEPTAALHRLTEWALGRGTPLERLTVEQPTLEDIYLGLTSKYAEQEASSPSSERGRGPSSRRGRRPGRSRS; from the coding sequence GTGACCGCGGTGGCCGTGGAGGGCCTGCGCAAGCGCTACGGGGACCACGAGGCCGTACGCGGCGTCGACTTCACCGTCTCGGACGGGGAGATCTTCGCCCTGCTCGGACCGAACGGCGCGGGCAAGACCACCACACTGGAGATCCTCGAGGGCTTCCGCGGCCGGGACGGCGGGAGTGTCGAGGTGCTCGGGCGCGACCCGGGCAAGAAGGCGGACGGCAAGTGGCTGCGCGGGCAGATCGGGCTCGTGCTCCAGGACATCGCCGTCGAGCCGTATCTGTCGGTGCGCGAGACGATCGCGCGTAACGCCGGCTACTACCCCGCGCCCCGCGGCATCGACGAGGTCATCGACCTGGTCGGGCTCGACGAGAAGCGCGACGCGAAGGTGAAGGACCTGTCCGGCGGGCAGAAGCGACGGCTCGACCTGGCGCTCGGCGTCGTCGGCAACCCGCAGCTCCTCTTCCTCGACGAGCCGACGACGGGCTTCGACCCGAACGCGCGGCGCGGCGCCTGGGAGGTCGTCAAGAACCTGCGGGACGCGGGCACCACCATCGTCCTGACCACGCACTACATGGACGAGGCGCAGGCGCTCGCCGACTCGGTCGCCGTGATCGCGGGCGGCGAGATCGTCGCAGCGGGCACGCCCGACACGCTGGGCGGCCGGGACAGCGCGCTGGCCCGGATCCGCTTCCTGCTGCCGCACGGCGCGGCCCTCACCGACGTGCCGCTGCCGGTGAGCGATGTGCAGGAAGGCCTGGTCACGGCGGAGTCGGACGAGCCGACGGCCGCGCTGCACCGGCTGACCGAGTGGGCGCTGGGCCGCGGCACCCCGCTGGAGCGCCTGACCGTGGAGCAGCCCACGCTCGAGGACATCTATCTGGGTCTGACCAGCAAGTACGCGGAACAGGAAGCATCCTCGCCGTCCTCCGAACGCGGGCGCGGGCCGTCCTCGCGGCGAGGGCGCCGACCCGGACGGAGCCGCTCATGA